CAGAGCTATCTTGACTTATCGGATGCTGTGCTTGTCCTTTGGAGCCCAGGTCAAAAGAGGGTTGAACAGGAGCAagtaaaaagcaaaataaaaacaatatcCCGCAACTGAGACCCACGTAGTTTTCCTATATATGAAgcattgacccccccccccccccccccttttttttgttcgCTCGAGGAAACGACAAATTCAGTTAAATCCATTTAATACATGTTGAATACAACAGACTTCTGATGTGGTACAAATATTCTTGGCTTGCGCTTCAGGACGAAGTTTTTGTTCATGACTTTAAGCAGCATTAAACTAACTTCAAATTTACTGCGAGAAACTTGCATGAAATTTGTTTCCACATACTCAACCGATTATAAGTCAGTATATTCATTTTAAGACATTCTGTAATATTCTTCTGCAGTTTAGAAGACGAATGCGACGACACatatagaccgctcgcgctaatgTCAGAGTtcaataacgttttttttttctcttcgtggTGGCAATAAACCTCAGTAGAGTTCAGCATAATGGTTTCCCAGAGTTGCTGTTACGACCCTGCGGCTCATTTCTTGCAGTTCTTGTTATGACGTGAATCCACGCAACTAATACAAGAACAGTGGatgacaaataaacgctgtacgGATTTTCCGAAAAGCATCAAGAACACGTATTCTCAAGGCAGACAATTCTGAAGTGTATACACGTTTTCTCCTCACCGACTATCGTGCTGCGAACTAAAGGTTAATGAAAGCACATCTCAAGAATggaacaaaataaacaaaacaaaatataatgGCAAAAGTGGCCCACTGATATATATGGTGAAGCAGAACGGAGAATGAATGCCTATTTTAATTTAAGGCGCATCATTGTCTCGCTTGAGTTCATTAAAAGCAACAAATTAGCGTGCGAAAGGTGAAAGTACTCACATCATCCATCTCGATTCATAATTAATATATTCGGTCACTTTAGCAACGTACGTACGTGCCTCGCGACTTTCCTTCGCGCGCGTCTTTCCTTCTCTGAAGATGTGAATAGTTTCTCACTTGGCATCATCCGGAGAGTGTCCCGCGCAGCGTCCTTGTTCACATCGGCGATGACCACTCGAGAACCTTCCTGGGCTAAACCGATACATACCGCGCGGCCGATTCCGCTGCCTCCGCCAGTCACCAGCGCTAGCCGACCGCTCAGCATCTTGGCTGTTCAGCTGCCGACAATTAAGTGCCGCGCACGGTTTCACGTGCTCGGCTGCACGCCTCGCGAGCGCACCGCACTCGTGGATAGAGAACTGGCTGCAAGGGCTGGCGCGCTGACCCTTGGACGCGGTGTCTTTCTGCCCGCGGCTGATAGTAGCCCGCGAAGATAGCCGCGTTCGCGTTTGAAAACAAATACAACAGTGCACGACTCAGCGCGCGGTGCTCCTGGCTAAAGAAGTACTTACGAGCATATGCTTGAAGGAGCGCTCGCTTAACTTCCTTATTTCGCTGTTTATTGTCGCCGGAAAGCGGACAGGGCGCGTACCGAGCAGACGCGGAGAGGAGAGAGCGGCGACGCGTCAATGGTAATCCTACCCGCTTGGCAACAGATCAAGCTGGCAGACTACGCACTTGCTCGCGCGATGTCTGCTGGACTCTTCCATTCTCTCCTGGTTTACGGCAGTTTCTTTCCTGTGCACTGCAGGTGCAATCGCGAATAGTGGGAGCAGCTGTCCCAACACTTGATATATTTCTTCATTTAGATGCAACGAAAGCGAAGGAGTACGAATTTAAGCAGCTATATACACACGGAGGTGCGCGTTCTAAAGAGTTTTACCTCAGCTGGCAAACCATTGAATTATCTTGAGTCAATTGTTTGATAAGCATGATGAGTTCGTTGCGGGAACATTTTTTAAATGTGTGTTTGCACAAAGCTGGCACTTATGTTGGAGGGAGCAGCTGGCCGTGCACCCATCAAGCTCGCACAGCTGGAAGTCGACTACGCTTTTTATGACAGCTTCCTTGATTGTCGTTCAATGCCTCTCGGTGTAGACTCAAAATTTCaaataagagcgcttttttttgtttgcttgtttcagCATTGGACGCTAGGTTTGAACTGCCGCGAAACCTGGAAACGCTTTCAGTTAGCAATACCGAAACTGAACCCACATTTGCCGTTAGCGCCAACGCGCAGCAAGTTTAAACCAGTTTCAACTCAACTAGCTCAACGCTCGTGCTATTAaagttttaaaattttaaaaagcaTAGAGGGCCACctgattgatttttttttttagaataatGAAGTTTTTCTAagtcaagccaagccaagtacccAAAATTTGATCCATTCGTTGTTTTTAGTGGCATAGCGGCTGTGCATGCATATGAATTGGTTTTGAAACCGGCGTGCATGCACTACACACTTTTCAAAGCCGTCTAAAGGCCCCAGATTCGAACGTTTTAGGTCACACCAATGCTGCTAATGTATGTCACGCATGTGAGCTCACGACCGCCGTCGTTTTAGCCTCGGAAGCCCCCTGTCCAGCTGTCTGCCCTGCCAATATGTCTTTCTCTTTTAAATTTGACATACAAGAGGCTGAGGAAGAGAACACAACTAAAGGCGAGTTAAGCGACTTGGGGTCGAAACAAATCGCCAAGCCTGTTGCATCTTATGAAGAGGTCCTGCCAAGGCCGGAACATGAAAGTGTGAGTATGCCGGGTGCATGTTTTGTGTGTTAATCTGCCGCCTTACCCGTGTATTTCGTTTTATGTGGAATTTCCAGCTCCACGTGGACATGGAAAAAAGTGTGCTAGACTTGGTGACTATCAAAGTAGAGTTTCTCGTCAGTGGCCAAATGGAAAGCCTTCTTCGAGGCGATATTCTAGAAGCGGTTGAAGAGAATTTGGATATAGTTCCGAGTGTTTATGAAGGTAAGTTGTGTCTCAAATATAGTTTGTGTCATTGCACTCGTTGTTTATTGTCCTTGTGCTTGCGCCTCTTACTTTCTGAAGGTGGCATGAAGGTGTGGGAATGTTCCATCGATTTAACCGAATATATGGAAAACCACCTGAACATCGACGACGAAACCAAAGTACTGGAGGTGGGTTTAGGTTATTTCTTTGCGTTAATTTCTGTGAAAACTTGCGCAGCGCCATGTCATAATGTTTACTGCTGTTTTATTGATGTATTATTCGTTGTACAAGCTCAGGTAGGAAGACGCTACTTAACCTGCTGAAGGCTGCATATCACGCGTATATACAGACACTTCTGTATTTATCTGTAAGGGTTTTAAAAAATTATTGTGCACCAGCCACTTGCTGATCAAGAGCAAACAGCTCACAAGCTAGCATATATTGTCTACATTCTTCGAGATGTAATTAAACATCAGTACTTGCCTGATTTTCTTTTAGTTGCTGAAATACTGATGTTGCCCATGGGTGCAGTTTTCGGAAAGGCTGGCTGAAGAGCCGAAAAGGAGCTGTGCTCCCTGCCAGCTGGGGAAGCAACCAATGGCTTCTGGGAAAGTTCTGTAGTTCCTCGAAGATGCCGTTTCCTCTGCTTGTTAAAATTAAAGCCAAAAGGAAGAGCCATCGACTCTAACTAAAACTGCAAAAATGCAGCAGTAAGGTTCATAACAAACGCACAACTCACCCACCCACTGAGCCGGACTTTCAGTTGTTCTTTCGTCTGGCAGGCGGAGCAGCTTGTCAGATCAGCTGTTTGGCTTGCATTTGCGAAAACTGTGCTCGCAGCCGACAGCAGTTTCACTTCAATTCTAGAAAATGCAGGCAAGTACTGATGTTTAATTACGTCTCAAAAAATGAATATCATAACATGCTACCTTGTGAGCGACATTTGCCCTCAATTAGGCCAGTACTATGCACACAGGAATATTTAAAATCTGGACAGATGAATACGGAAGTCTGTGTACAAATGCAGACGATGGCAATATGGGAGTGCGCACCGCACAGAGATACAAAACTACCATTATGCCATGCTTTTTGGAATTTACAGTAATACATAGCACAAGCAAAAATACAAGAAAGAACATCAGTACAGTTAGGTCTCTTTGAGCGCCACTGcagtcgctcagtggttatggcactcggctgctgacctgaaaggtgcgggttcgatcctggctgcagcggttgaatttcgatggaggcgatattctagagacccgtgtactgtgcaatgtcagtgcacgttaaagaaccccaggtggcagaaatttccggagcccttcactacggcgtctttcatagcctgagtcgatttgggatgttaaaccccataaaaaccaAAGGTCTCTCTGATTCCATGTTCTATATCCACTAGCTCTCACAGTACCATGTGAGTAACTGCTTTAGTAACCCTGATTTCTGAAATGATTTCTGCCATGCTTATGACAGGTCATCACATCCGTTAGTATTTTCCCAGCTGTCTGCACTATTGACTACTGATCAGTTGAGTGCCACATCTTAGtgtcataaatattttttttttttttcgtctgtcaCATGCTGTGTACTATATCACCATTTCTAAAAGCTTTGATATCATTGAACCGGTAGTGCCTTCCATCCATAAGGCACCTTCATGATAACCTATCTACAAACATCACCGCACATTTTTGTCACATTTGTGTCCTCTGAAGAGGTTGGTGAATGCCTTTTGCTTTTGGCGGCCAAGTGGAACCTTTGAAAGAGTGGACACAGTGCTTATAACCATATCACCAGTAAATAACTATGTACTTGTCAGTATCTTGACCAGTTCAGTAAACCAAAAGAATGGACTGTTTGATTGTGATGTGGGTCACACATTGAAGGTGAATTGAATACACAGTCAAACAGCATGGAAAATTAGGACAAATGAAGAACATGACAAGACGAGCGCCGACCTTTAACTATACTTTATTACACACTTGCATATATTTATACCCTTCCTGCCAAGACAACGTTAAGAAATGAATCAAACTTATCAACACTAATCAAGACCCGCAACTCCACAAAGCTACCCTCCAAATATTTCATTTCACGTTGTCAGGTGATAATGACGGTTTGCTGACGCACAAAGAACCACCCTTACCAAATGGTAAGCGTACCGTCTGATCGTTATGTTTGAAAATGACTGATGTTGCATGAAACAAAGGGCTACGTGTGTGATGTCATTGCTGACAATGAATAGGCAGATTCGATCCCGTACCGCTGTTCAAAGGTCTGTTGTGTTCCGTAAGCAGATGTTTAAACAACGACCTTTCTGTCAACATAGTAGCCACTGCAAGAAAAGGGTATCTAGCAGAAGGCACCTTTCACACAGTCTACTGTTCTATCACCATGTAGTGGTAGATTGGGCCAAAGGAAAACTAAGGAAAAGATAATACTGCCTTGTCACTGCTCCTACTGCTTCAGTTTTTTAGCAGAAGTGCTTTTTGTTGCTTTGTGGAAGTGGCTCAGTGCACCTGTTGGTAGCATGTCTAGCATGCCATACTTGCTGCAAGCTTGTAGGtcacactcagaaaaaaaaaaagactagaaaACTAGCTGTATGCAGCACTTATGCTGAATTTTCTCCATGTGCAGCAGtggtttaggtttatgaggatttaacgtcccaaagtgactcaggctatgagagacaccgtagtgaagggccccggaaatttcgaccacttggggttctttaacgtgcagtgacattgcacagtacacaggcctccagaatttcgccttcatcgaaatttgaccgctgcggccggggtcgaacccccgtctttcaggccaacagccgagcgccataaccacttagccactgcggcagctTTGCAGCAGTGGAAATCAACACAAACTGCCTGACTTTTGGTACTGTTGCATGCCTTAGTGTGGCAGGTTTTATTGTTTGGCTCCAGATCATAGTGATTGACGATGAATAGCTTAAAACATAAAGTTTATCCGAGCCAAATTCTGGGGTGCAAAGATTTCTAAGCTGAGCCAGTGATAGCCATTTTATTCCCAATGAGGTGCTTGCATTGCCGCCAGAGGAGCCAGTATCGACAAAAATTATTCCTGCAGTCGATTTTACTTTGATCTCACTTGCAATATTGGTGTCTACGTATTTTGtcatgcttttctttttgttattgttgtttttgttgaattCTCACATATCGTTATTGcagtgtgttttttgtgtgccatggcccctatgtaatacccttgTGCAGATTGCCTTTAGgtatatttgaataaataaaatttgTGTGGCACTTACATTTGCGTGCGAGTTGAAATGAGCGTTGGGCACATTAAAACAAAGTTCACTATGTTTAACATGGTTTGTTatatgtgttccttttcagcttGGATGCGGAGCTGGGCTTCCAGGGCTTTTGGCTTGTCTCAAAGGTGCATCTGTGGACTTCCAAGACTATGTGAGTCTGAGATAAGCGGTGTACTGTAATGGTCATTATTCATGTGACAAAAAAAGGATATCCATTGTGAGGTTTTGTTTCAGAAGCAGCTGAGCTAAAATTTCCTTGTAATTATATACCCTTATGTCTCTTTAGAACATGGATCTGCCATTAGCTTCACATGGGCACAGAAAAATAATTATCGACTTCATTTGCACATTACTTCTTTCATTTGTGAACAAACAGGTGATGTGCCATGTTGCAATGTTGTGCCGACTTTAAAATTCTGTGCTGAtgttgaaataaatgcatgccAAGGTAATGTTTTGTCACAGATCCACTGATGCTAGGTGCACAGGCAATCATCAGTTTTTATTAATTCCTATGAAAATGAGCAGTTGTCATGTTTGCCATAAATTTGCTTGTGAAGATTTTTGTCCACAAGCGTTTTAATTATCTAGAAAAAGTGGCAAATAAGCTCTGAATGGTACAGGTAATGAATGTaagagcaagcaaaaaaaaatggaaagattT
The Amblyomma americanum isolate KBUSLIRL-KWMA chromosome 3, ASM5285725v1, whole genome shotgun sequence genome window above contains:
- the LOC144125796 gene encoding histidine protein methyltransferase 1 homolog; translated protein: MSFSFKFDIQEAEEENTTKGELSDLGSKQIAKPVASYEEVLPRPEHESLHVDMEKSVLDLVTIKVEFLVSGQMESLLRGDILEAVEENLDIVPSVYEGGMKVWECSIDLTEYMENHLNIDDETKVLELGCGAGLPGLLACLKGASVDFQDYNKQVLELITIPNAFANIGARVNKRCRFFAGDWSSLKDNIAPSQYDLILTSETIYSTSSYQSLIAVLKKAIKRTGFVLVSAKTCYFGVGGGTRLFEDALVKDGFFSSRVVFVMDSGVQREILELRVRSPS